A region of Spiroplasma endosymbiont of Crioceris asparagi DNA encodes the following proteins:
- a CDS encoding MSC_0882 family membrane protein produces MKILNNILRDKNQQPQSDVASFSFNQQGLLPTDQQQVIQQPIVQQPIAQQPVFNSLAYQNNLVQNLQKNKYYYKPRNQRTTKSREQKIQAGYEQKDLDFYIEQQPKQLIEKELPVKNISKSLFEEYDYVPEYNNFNNFSNFKGFDAKPQNPQNEYGFNVNNIQIQNQQFYNQQQEYIEPQDFNEFDGAYQKIEKKDYINIEIPLQIGREIRAEKMRLFLWLVVGSVGLIFSALMLVGYYRTWQQGEIWLGFKKADVVYPVFTIPLTIISIGVILMSLFDFSFLFANVRKYQIGIFSGNETIPYFITKNYRAFIKREVYVTWLAFSIYFIGSIILMILYGMQSRYEAGSDVYFFFWKLGSLKSFSTEIAINIAILIGTLVGHVGNIVWTKMRKNNIISYYGYEILPSEEIRYIKKRTNRICLITWLIIIAVLLFIIVIPWLLLRRKRGLPFNPIGRN; encoded by the coding sequence ATGAAAATACTTAATAATATTTTAAGGGATAAAAATCAGCAACCCCAAAGTGATGTTGCTTCTTTTAGTTTTAATCAACAAGGTTTACTGCCAACTGATCAACAACAAGTTATTCAACAACCAATTGTACAACAACCTATCGCACAACAACCAGTTTTTAACTCACTTGCATACCAAAATAATTTAGTTCAAAATTTACAAAAAAATAAATATTATTATAAACCAAGAAACCAACGTACCACTAAATCAAGAGAACAAAAAATTCAAGCTGGATATGAACAAAAAGATTTAGATTTTTATATTGAGCAACAACCAAAACAATTAATAGAAAAAGAATTGCCTGTGAAAAATATTTCTAAATCTTTATTTGAAGAATATGATTATGTCCCTGAATATAATAACTTTAATAATTTTAGTAATTTTAAAGGCTTTGATGCAAAACCTCAAAATCCTCAAAATGAATATGGTTTTAATGTAAATAATATTCAAATACAAAATCAACAATTTTATAATCAACAACAAGAATACATTGAACCACAAGATTTTAATGAATTTGATGGCGCATACCAAAAAATTGAAAAAAAAGATTATATTAATATTGAAATTCCTTTACAAATTGGTCGAGAAATACGAGCAGAAAAAATGCGCTTATTTTTATGACTTGTAGTTGGATCAGTTGGATTAATCTTTAGTGCATTAATGTTGGTTGGTTATTATCGAACATGACAACAAGGTGAAATTTGATTAGGCTTTAAAAAAGCAGATGTAGTTTATCCTGTATTTACAATTCCTTTAACCATCATATCAATTGGAGTTATTCTAATGTCGTTGTTTGACTTTTCCTTTTTATTTGCCAATGTAAGAAAATATCAAATTGGAATCTTTAGTGGAAATGAAACAATTCCTTATTTCATTACTAAAAATTATCGTGCCTTCATTAAAAGAGAAGTTTATGTAACATGATTGGCGTTTTCTATTTATTTTATAGGATCAATAATTTTAATGATTTTATATGGTATGCAAAGCAGATATGAAGCTGGAAGTGATGTTTACTTTTTCTTTTGAAAATTAGGAAGCTTAAAATCATTTTCAACTGAAATAGCAATTAATATTGCAATATTAATTGGTACACTAGTCGGACACGTTGGAAATATTGTATGAACAAAAATGAGAAAAAATAATATTATTTCTTATTATGGTTATGAAATTTTACCTTCAGAAGAAATTAGATATATTAAAAAAAGAACAAACAGAATTTGTTTAATTACATGATTAATAATTATTGCAGTGTTATTGTTTATAATTGTAATTCCTTGATTATTATTAAGAAGAAAAAGAGGGTTACCATTTAATCCAATCGGAAGAAATTAA
- a CDS encoding ATP-dependent Clp protease ATP-binding subunit gives MDFTRTDTMNDPNILEKYTRNLSKVAKEGKLDPVIGREDEITRVIRILSRKTKNNPVLIGEPGVGKTAVVEGLAQRINKGDVPDSLKNKIILELDMGLLMAGASFLGEYEGRLKGILNAIEKQNGEIILFIDELHLIVGAGKTGTGGGMDVSNLLKPQLARGEIKVIGSTTLNEYREYIEKDSALERRFQRVLVQEPSVEETISILRGIKERYENFHKVKITDNAIVLAANLSDRYISDRFLPDKAIDLIDEASATIKAELSTVPSDLDKINRKVMQLEIEKSALQNEKDEKSKERLKENIKELTKLKVTQETLSKQWEAEKKLHNEITKLRSTIDSLKTEFDLCQTSGNYTRAGEIQYSLLPTLEKKLSQLEEKNKTNLISEQVNEHEITAIVSKWTGIPLENLLESEKNKLLNLESNMKRTIKGQDEALKAITNAILRSRSRIKDPKKPIGSFLFLGSTGVGKTEVAKTLARLLFNSEKKMIRIDMSEFMEKHSVSKLIGSPPGYVGYNSGGRLTEAVRRNPYSIILFDEIEKAHRDVLNILLQVLDDGMITDSMGRTIDFKNTIIIMTSNIASDYLISTPPEMINDEIIQKNLLSSLTPEFLNRIDNIVTFNSLSKPVVKQIIENLLEELSKRVEKELDITLKFSNKVVDKILKSAYDSQFGARPIKRYIEKNIETVLAHAIVSNEIEESRTYLIDVNEEKFVIGKAKSLN, from the coding sequence ATGGATTTTACAAGAACAGATACAATGAATGATCCAAATATATTGGAAAAATATACTAGAAATTTATCTAAGGTTGCCAAAGAAGGTAAACTTGATCCCGTTATTGGAAGAGAAGATGAAATTACTAGAGTAATTAGAATTCTTTCTCGTAAAACTAAAAATAATCCTGTTCTTATTGGAGAACCTGGAGTTGGTAAAACTGCTGTTGTTGAAGGACTTGCTCAAAGAATAAATAAAGGTGATGTCCCAGATTCTTTAAAAAATAAAATAATTTTAGAACTTGATATGGGTCTTTTAATGGCTGGAGCAAGTTTTTTGGGTGAATATGAAGGTCGATTAAAAGGAATTTTAAATGCTATTGAAAAACAAAATGGTGAAATTATTTTATTTATTGATGAACTTCACCTAATTGTTGGAGCTGGTAAAACAGGTACTGGTGGGGGAATGGATGTTTCTAATCTATTAAAACCCCAATTAGCTAGAGGTGAAATTAAAGTTATTGGTTCCACAACATTAAATGAATATCGTGAATACATTGAAAAAGATTCTGCATTAGAAAGAAGATTTCAAAGAGTTTTAGTGCAAGAACCAAGTGTGGAAGAAACTATTTCTATTCTTCGTGGTATTAAAGAAAGATATGAAAATTTTCACAAAGTTAAAATTACTGATAATGCAATTGTGTTAGCTGCCAACTTATCAGATAGATATATATCTGATCGTTTCTTACCAGATAAGGCAATTGATTTAATTGATGAAGCTAGTGCGACTATAAAGGCAGAATTATCTACAGTTCCAAGTGATTTGGATAAAATTAATCGTAAAGTGATGCAATTAGAAATTGAAAAATCTGCATTGCAAAATGAAAAAGATGAAAAATCAAAAGAACGATTAAAAGAAAACATTAAAGAATTAACAAAATTAAAAGTTACTCAAGAAACATTAAGTAAACAATGGGAAGCTGAAAAAAAATTACACAATGAAATTACCAAGCTACGTTCAACAATTGATTCTTTAAAAACAGAATTTGATTTATGCCAAACATCAGGTAATTATACAAGAGCTGGAGAGATTCAATATTCTTTATTACCAACACTTGAAAAAAAATTATCACAACTAGAAGAAAAAAATAAAACAAATTTAATTTCTGAACAAGTTAATGAACATGAGATAACAGCGATTGTTTCTAAATGAACAGGAATTCCTTTAGAAAATTTATTAGAGTCAGAGAAGAATAAACTTTTAAATTTGGAATCTAATATGAAAAGAACAATAAAAGGTCAAGATGAGGCCTTAAAAGCAATCACAAACGCCATTTTAAGAAGTAGAAGTAGAATAAAAGATCCTAAAAAACCAATTGGAAGTTTTTTATTCTTAGGAAGTACTGGTGTTGGTAAAACAGAAGTTGCCAAAACATTAGCAAGATTATTGTTTAATAGTGAGAAAAAAATGATTCGTATTGATATGAGTGAGTTTATGGAAAAACACTCAGTTTCAAAATTAATCGGTTCACCTCCAGGATATGTTGGTTATAATTCCGGAGGTCGTTTAACTGAGGCTGTGAGAAGAAATCCATATTCAATTATTCTTTTTGATGAAATTGAAAAAGCACATCGAGATGTTCTAAATATTTTATTACAAGTTTTAGATGATGGAATGATTACCGATTCTATGGGAAGAACTATAGATTTTAAAAACACAATTATTATAATGACTTCAAACATAGCTTCAGATTATTTAATTTCTACTCCTCCAGAAATGATTAATGATGAAATTATTCAAAAAAATTTATTGAGTTCATTAACACCAGAATTTTTAAATAGAATTGATAATATTGTTACTTTTAATTCATTATCAAAACCTGTTGTAAAACAAATTATTGAAAATTTATTAGAAGAATTATCAAAACGTGTGGAAAAAGAATTAGATATCACTCTTAAATTTTCAAACAAAGTAGTAGATAAAATTTTAAAAAGCGCATATGATTCACAATTTGGTGCAAGACCAATTAAAAGATATATTGAAAAAAATATTGAAACAGTTTTAGCTCACGCAATTGTTTCAAATGAAATTGAAGAAAGCAGAACTTACTTAATAGATGTAAATGAAGAAAAATTTGTTATCGGTAAAGCAAAAAGTTTAAATTAG
- the obgE gene encoding GTPase ObgE encodes MKFVDIAKFTIKAGNGGNGAVSFRRELYVPNGGPNGGDGGKGGDIIFIANEGKTSLLDLKERKVYEAEHGENGANKNMHGAFGKNLVIEIPVGTILYDVKTNKVLADFTKDGQRETIAKGGKGGRGNARFATSRNKAPTIFENGDLGQKYDIKAELKVVADVGFVGLPNAGKSTMLRSISNSRPVIADYPFTTINPQLGVSIDNQGRTFVVADLPGLIEGASQGKGLGIQFLRHVERCRIICHIIDMTGNYGTEDVVKNYEIIRKELESYKLDLTRLPEIIVANKVDSEYASENLKIFKSKFKKTKIIETSGLKKINLDKLLLAIGDALEVYKNNISLEKNPIEEYKEYKFFDSANDIKVMNLGNGKWEISGETIYNIFHKTPISTYDNLLLFNEKIKNTGAYEILRKKGAKKGDIVKIFDTELEWMD; translated from the coding sequence ATGAAATTTGTAGACATAGCTAAATTTACGATAAAAGCAGGAAATGGTGGAAATGGAGCCGTTTCTTTTAGACGTGAATTGTATGTTCCAAATGGTGGCCCCAATGGTGGTGATGGTGGTAAGGGCGGAGATATAATCTTTATCGCTAACGAAGGAAAAACATCATTGCTTGATTTAAAAGAAAGAAAAGTCTATGAAGCCGAACATGGTGAAAATGGCGCTAATAAAAATATGCATGGAGCTTTTGGAAAAAACTTAGTAATCGAAATTCCTGTTGGAACAATTTTATATGATGTAAAAACTAATAAAGTTTTAGCTGACTTTACAAAAGACGGTCAAAGAGAGACTATTGCAAAAGGTGGTAAAGGCGGTAGAGGTAATGCTCGTTTTGCCACTTCAAGAAACAAAGCACCAACTATTTTTGAAAATGGGGATTTAGGTCAAAAATATGACATTAAAGCAGAACTAAAAGTTGTGGCAGATGTTGGTTTTGTTGGGCTACCAAATGCTGGTAAATCAACAATGCTAAGATCTATTTCTAATTCTAGACCAGTAATTGCTGATTATCCATTTACAACCATTAATCCTCAATTGGGTGTTTCAATTGATAATCAAGGTAGAACATTTGTGGTAGCTGATTTACCGGGTTTAATTGAAGGGGCTAGTCAAGGAAAGGGTTTGGGTATTCAATTTTTACGTCATGTAGAAAGATGTAGAATCATTTGTCATATTATTGATATGACTGGTAATTATGGCACTGAAGATGTTGTTAAGAATTATGAAATTATTCGTAAAGAATTAGAATCATATAAATTAGATCTAACCCGTTTACCAGAAATTATTGTTGCTAATAAAGTTGATAGTGAATATGCTAGTGAAAACTTAAAAATATTTAAATCTAAATTTAAGAAAACAAAAATTATTGAAACTTCGGGATTAAAAAAAATTAATCTTGATAAATTATTACTTGCAATTGGTGATGCATTAGAGGTTTACAAAAATAATATTTCATTAGAAAAAAATCCCATTGAAGAATATAAAGAATATAAATTTTTTGATAGTGCAAATGATATCAAAGTAATGAATCTTGGTAATGGAAAATGAGAAATTTCGGGAGAAACAATTTATAATATTTTTCATAAAACCCCAATTTCAACATATGACAATTTATTATTATTTAATGAAAAAATAAAAAATACAGGAGCATATGAAATTTTAAGAAAAAAAGGTGCTAAAAAAGGTGATATTGTTAAGATATTTGATACTGAATTAGAATGGATGGATTAG
- the nadE gene encoding NAD(+) synthase — protein MEKNLEKYLDYLVEWIKEEVHKAKADGVIVGISGGIDSAVVSLLAKKAFPNNYLTVWMPCNSSQMDYDCVEELINNNQLVNVTVDLGTTYKELELNLIKTKVNLDKLALANSRARLRMTTLYALGQSKKYLVLGTDNLDEWHIGYFTKFGDGGVDLLPISGLLKREVKKAGEILGVPKSIIERKPTAGLWENQTDESEIGFSYDVIDDYLDNKEVVKEAKIRIEQLHNVSEHKRIGAPKPKRFKE, from the coding sequence ATGGAAAAAAATTTAGAAAAATACTTAGACTATTTAGTTGAATGAATTAAAGAAGAAGTACACAAAGCAAAAGCAGATGGTGTTATTGTTGGAATAAGTGGTGGAATTGATTCTGCAGTTGTTTCATTACTTGCTAAAAAAGCATTTCCTAATAACTATTTAACAGTTTGAATGCCATGTAATTCATCACAAATGGATTATGATTGTGTAGAAGAATTGATAAATAATAATCAATTAGTTAATGTCACTGTGGATCTAGGAACAACATATAAAGAGTTAGAGTTAAATTTGATAAAAACAAAAGTTAATTTGGATAAATTAGCTTTAGCTAATTCAAGAGCCCGTCTAAGAATGACAACTTTGTATGCACTAGGCCAATCTAAAAAATATTTAGTCTTAGGTACAGATAATCTCGATGAATGACATATTGGTTATTTCACAAAATTTGGTGATGGTGGTGTAGACTTGCTACCGATTTCAGGACTGCTAAAACGTGAAGTTAAAAAAGCGGGAGAAATTTTAGGAGTACCAAAATCAATTATTGAAAGAAAACCAACGGCTGGTTTATGAGAAAATCAAACTGATGAATCTGAAATTGGTTTTTCATATGATGTTATTGATGATTATTTAGATAATAAAGAAGTAGTTAAAGAAGCTAAAATTAGAATTGAACAATTACATAACGTTTCAGAACACAAACGTATTGGTGCACCAAAACCAAAAAGATTTAAGGAGTAA
- a CDS encoding DUF3196 family protein: protein MAKNYYEEILEEIEELISEAKFDEALDLLNVELKMPYIPKDIEVKMMKLFKEVAILKQEKISQELKSNWSLEKVNKIINDQKKVDLHVIAFSKLRDFNAKKILDSLITYLKNYNNPDEAKTFLFLVLAEQELDHVFEFKKANTTFKLNPKNIDINKYNEKNKIVKKLIEEALQHKEPVLASLSLQLFNQFTFCLFPEEIDEADASNIAFKVIKECAKMMNIDLLTYNMNIKVNEDKQRYFDKLFEEMGITN from the coding sequence ATGGCAAAAAATTATTATGAAGAAATATTAGAAGAAATTGAAGAATTAATTAGTGAAGCAAAATTTGATGAAGCTTTAGATCTTTTAAATGTTGAATTAAAAATGCCTTATATTCCAAAAGACATTGAAGTAAAAATGATGAAACTTTTTAAAGAAGTAGCAATTTTAAAACAGGAAAAAATTTCTCAAGAATTGAAATCAAATTGAAGTTTAGAAAAAGTAAATAAAATAATTAATGATCAAAAAAAAGTAGATTTGCATGTAATTGCTTTTTCTAAGTTAAGAGATTTTAATGCAAAAAAAATTTTAGATTCTTTAATAACTTATTTAAAAAATTATAATAATCCAGATGAAGCAAAAACATTTTTATTTTTAGTTTTAGCAGAACAAGAATTAGATCATGTATTTGAATTTAAAAAAGCAAATACCACATTTAAATTAAACCCTAAAAATATTGACATTAATAAATACAATGAAAAAAATAAAATAGTTAAAAAACTTATTGAAGAAGCATTGCAACATAAAGAACCAGTTTTAGCTAGTTTATCGCTGCAATTATTTAATCAATTTACATTTTGTTTATTTCCCGAAGAAATTGATGAAGCCGATGCTTCTAATATTGCATTTAAAGTTATTAAAGAATGTGCAAAAATGATGAATATTGATTTATTAACTTATAATATGAATATAAAAGTTAATGAAGATAAACAAAGATATTTTGATAAATTATTTGAAGAAATGGGAATAACAAACTAA
- a CDS encoding TIGR04561 family membrane protein — protein MLLAKNFIIMDFTISTWVFLLIFMIVAFSALIFYFVFLFKTQKSIMFDKQEINIKDFKRLEEFNNKRNDLEKEISKVKKIIAN, from the coding sequence ATGTTACTGGCAAAAAATTTCATTATTATGGATTTTACAATTTCAACATGAGTGTTTTTATTGATTTTCATGATAGTAGCTTTTTCTGCACTAATCTTTTATTTTGTGTTTTTATTTAAAACACAAAAATCAATTATGTTTGATAAACAAGAAATCAACATTAAAGATTTTAAAAGATTAGAGGAATTCAATAATAAAAGAAATGATTTAGAAAAAGAAATTTCTAAAGTTAAAAAAATTATTGCAAACTAA
- the trmD gene encoding tRNA (guanosine(37)-N1)-methyltransferase TrmD — protein sequence MKISILTLFPNIIDSYTSNSIFKKAIEAKKIEVEIIDIRKFTNLKHNQVDEYQIGGGDGMLMMIDPVVKAIESVKTKDSLVVLTSPQGKTWNNKIAFEWSQKYNHIIIICGHYEGIDARIKHYIDLEISIGDYVITGGELASLIISDTLIRFVDGVIRKGSVINDSFEDDLLDYDAFTKPIEYNGYKVPDVLLSGHHKNIEDFRRKSRLENTFNKRVDLLEKANLSKEDLEFIQELKQKGK from the coding sequence ATGAAAATTTCAATTCTTACACTATTTCCAAACATCATAGATTCTTACACTTCAAATTCAATTTTTAAAAAAGCAATTGAAGCTAAAAAAATTGAAGTTGAAATTATAGATATTAGAAAGTTTACAAACCTAAAACACAATCAAGTTGATGAATATCAAATTGGTGGCGGTGATGGTATGTTGATGATGATTGATCCAGTTGTTAAAGCAATTGAGAGTGTAAAAACAAAAGATTCATTAGTTGTATTAACATCACCACAAGGTAAAACTTGAAACAATAAAATTGCCTTTGAATGAAGTCAGAAATATAATCACATTATTATTATTTGTGGTCACTATGAAGGTATTGATGCAAGAATTAAACATTATATTGATTTAGAAATATCAATTGGTGATTATGTTATTACTGGTGGCGAACTAGCTAGTTTGATTATCAGTGATACATTAATTCGCTTTGTTGATGGTGTTATTCGAAAAGGTTCAGTTATTAATGATTCATTTGAAGATGATCTATTAGATTATGATGCTTTTACAAAACCAATTGAATATAATGGTTATAAAGTGCCAGATGTATTGTTATCAGGACATCATAAAAATATTGAAGACTTTCGAAGAAAAAGTCGATTGGAAAATACTTTTAATAAAAGAGTTGATTTATTAGAAAAAGCTAATTTATCAAAAGAAGATCTTGAATTTATTCAAGAATTAAAACAGAAAGGAAAATAA